The genomic interval ttatatataataaactaattttgcacatattcaggataattttctctttaagttttaattatttgtgtaattatttgtataattatatgattatttaacttaataatttcaaaatcaatttcaaaaaatccaaaaaaattagttttattttaaaattaattgacaagcattttgaacatattttaaacttaatttttaggtttaaattttatttccacctctttctcattttaattaaattaatcatgcattaattctaattaaaatcaatcatcaaaaaatccaaaaaaatatttcttttatcttattgcaatttaaattcctagatcaagtgtataggttgtcaaattcatgtaaatagcgtagtttacatttcccgcacaatcgatgtaatagcgtagatttattttccgcattttacatttccgcactttaatttctgtacatataaaactgcgtgtatgtcaaagctaaaaaactgaagcgttagatcactaaattcaaagacaaaatatctgaatcagaacacaatcacacttgcacctcttagggtaatccctctttttactcttttcaaaatcaaaaatcaaattctactgtttcaaatacgaattcaaacttttgtttacatctggtaaaaggagaattttctaaaagaattaggaaaagaccttataaatgtaggatagacctcctaattgcttgctcaaatcaaaacaacaaatgtctcatatatatcactgtttttcaaaacaaaactttcaaaaaaaaagacaatacttggtatatatccaaacaaggatcattacgaagttaaagatcttttttcacaacatctttcaaaaaacaaaacactttgtatacatccgcacaaggatcattacaaagttaatttgcaaaggtattttaaaatcacatacaagcatttaaaggcaagacaaacgattcaaagaagtgagccaagcaactaagagcccatggataaccatggatacaagggtgctaacaccttccctttgtataacctatccccttacccaaaaatctcttaaaggtctttttctgtttcttttataaacctttccttaattggataaaataaaagtcggtggcgactctctgattttcacaactcaaaaagaaaaagaagagtcgGTTTACGTCTCACAAAATCGAGGGCGACAATACTCAAGAATGATTTTCTGCCGCAGATCTGAGGTGTCAGGTATGAATATTCTATCTTTAAAATAAACCAATCCATCTTTGTACTGAAATTTAGTCTTTGATGGTGGATCTGTCTGAATCTTTTCCTTTAGTAGTTTGCCTTGTGAATCTGACTTGTAATACTCTTTTAATTGACTGAGGAGGAGTGGTACTGGAGAGGAGATGGAGAGCAGCAGAGTAGCATCATCGTGTGGGATCCGGCTTAAGGCGTCAGCTACTTGGTTCACCTTACCAGGTTTGTAGTGAATATCAAATTCAAACCCTTGCAATTTGGCAGCCCATTTCTGTTATTCTGGTGTTTGTATTGTTTGAACCAGTAGATTCTTTAAATTTTTCTGATCTGTAAATATATGAAAGTGACGACCGACTAAGTACTGTCTCCATTTTTTTACAGCTTATGTGATAGCAAACATTTCCCGCACATAAACTGACGATGCCTGAAGTCTGGTACATAGCTTTTTGCTGAAGAAGGTGATCAGATGGCTGTCCTGGGAAAGAATTGCTCCTACTGCAACTCCTGACGCATCAGTTTCAAGCACAAAGGGTTTGGCAAAATCTGGAAGAGCCAGAACAGGGGTTTCCGTCATTTTTCTTTTTAGAGTTGTAAAAGCTGAGTCAGCTTCTGTATTCCATTGCAGCTTAGTCATGTGTAATAAATCGGTGAGAGGAGCGGTGAGAGAGGCGTAATGATGCACGAATCTTCGATAAAATTCGGCGAGACCTAAAAAGCCCCTAAGTGCCGTGAGTGAACGTGGCTTCGGCCAATCTAGAATAGCTTTTATCTTTGCTGGATATGGGGTTACACCATCACTTGAAATAATATGACCTAGGTAATCAACACTAGGAACACAAAAAACACATTTGGATAGCTTGGCATAAAATTGGTTAGATAAAAGCAATTCTAAAACCAACTTTAAATGATGTGCATGATTAGAAGTTGAAGAACTTTCGCAAATATGGTCGAAGCAAATCGTTCATTGCCGATTGAAAAGAAATAGGAGCATTAGTTAAGCCGAATGGCATTACCAAAAACTCATAGTGTCCATCAAAAGTCCTGAACGCTATTTTGTGAGTGTCCTTAGGTGAAACCCGAATCTGATGGTAGCCAGACCGTAAGTCAATCTTAGAAAATATAGTTGCTGAACCCAATTCATCAAAGAGTTCATCTATCGTAGGTATGGGAAAACGGTCACGAACAGTTACCGCATTTAGAGATCTATAGTCGATGCAAAAACGCCATGTCCCATCTTTTTTTTCTAACTAACAGCACGGGAGAAGAATATGGGTTGTTACTAGGTTTGATAATCCCTTCGTGAAGCATTTCTTGAATTATGCTAGTCATAGCGTCCTTTTGAGAGTGAGGATACCGGTAAGGTTTAACATTGACTGGGGCAGTGTTGGGTAATATTGGAATATGGTGGTCATGGGGCCTTGTGGGGGGTAACCCTTTTGGTTGGGTAAAAATGGCTGAATGAGAAGTTATGAGTTGTGTGATTTCGGTAGGTAGGTTTTTGGGAAGTGACTCAAAAATGTTAGGAGAGTTGGGTTCGTTGTGATATTCTTGTTCATGAGATGGCTGATAAAGTAAAAGGTGGATGGAAGCAATAGAGTCGTTTTGAATTAGGTGGCAAAAATTATTGTATGAGGATGGCTGGATAAGTGTTTGGTTATCTCCTGTGATAgtgatgttgttattgttgtgagTGAAAGAGATTTTTGGAATTGAGAAATCTGCCATAAGAGGGCCTAAAGTCCTTAACCATTCCATACCTAGGACAACATCCGCACCCTCAATAGGTAGCAAGTGAAAAGGGATTGAAAAAGAGTTATGTTGGAGCTTAATGGGAACCTTAGGGCATACACCCGAGCAAGACAGTTTTGATCCGTTGCCCACCATAACGGAAAAGTTGGGAATTTGTTGGGTAGGGAGTTTGAGATGCTGTGCAATGCGAGGTTGTAGAATGTTGTGAGTACTACCTGTATCGATCAAGACAGCCACGGAAAGTCCTTTGATAGAGCCATTAAATTTTAAAGTCTTGGGTGAGAAGTGACCGTTGGCAGCTTGTGGTGAAAGTTTAAAATAAGTGTCATCAATGTCTTGACTGAGGGTATGGGTGTCATCATTAACCATTAAATCTTCAGTTTCCCCTCCTTCATCATCAACTAACAACAAAAATTTACCCGCTGTGCATTTATGGTCCGGAATGAACTTTTCATCACAATTAAAACAAAGGCCTTGTGCCCTTCTTTCTTGTAATTGAATATTGGATAAGCGTCAGATAGGGAGTTTTTGGGGTGGTGCTGTGTTTAAGGGTTTGCTGATTAGTGGAGAAGTATGTGTGGTCGTTTGTGGGGATGTTTTGGTACTGGTTGGGGTAAACGGTTtgttgaacttgggtttagtatTGCGGATTTTGGACTCAATAAGCTTGGCAAGCCCAATGGCTTGAGAGATGGAAACTGGTTTATGGATAGCAATTTCACTTTGAATTTCTGGTGTTAAACCTGAAATAAAGCAATTTAGGATAGCATCTCTAGATAACCCCACCACTTGGTTTCCTAAATTTTCAAATTGGGCTTGGTATTCCACCACTAAATGCGTTTGTTTCAATTTGAATAGTTCAGCTTGGTGATTAGCATAAGTGGACGGCCCAAAACGCAGCTCTAAAGCCTTTGTGAAAGAAATCCAATCCAATAATTCATTATTCTGATGCATCCACTTAAACCAAGCAAGTGTTTCGCCCTTCATATAAAAAGACATCATAGACAAACGATTTTCTGGAGGGAGGTTATAGAATGTGAAAAATTTCTCAGCTTGGAATGACCATTCCAATGGATTAGACCCATCAAACATAGCAAGTTCTAGTTTAGGTGTTCGAAAGGGTGGAAAGGAAGGGTTTTGGGGCTGTTGGGGGTAGGATAATTGAGGGAATTGAGGAATGGAGAATGGTTGAGATGTAGTAAAAAGAGGTGGAGCTGTATAGTATGGGGGATCCATATAATGTGGGTTGGGAAATAACCTTTGGGCAGTAGTGCGAAAAGGGGTGGAGTGGGGTGGTAGAGTGCTGGCTGGAATTGTGGGGGAAAATATAGGGATGGTAGAATATGCCCTTGTGAAGTTTGGTGATGTGAGAGTGGTGGGAATAGGGGTAGTAAAATGATTGGTAATAGGAATAAAAGGAGGGTTTTGAGTGATACCTGATGAGGTGGCTGAGTGAATAGTGCCGCTGTGAACAGTACCCGCGGACGAAACAGTAGGCGAATGAACAGTGCCGCCGTGAACAGTACCCGAGTGAACAGTAGATGCAGAAATAGGGACAGTGGGCTGTTTTTCAGCTTGAGAGGCCAACTTGGTGAGTAAAcccatgatattttcatatctagAATCTGAAACTTGTTTCTCATTGTCCATTCTAG from Vicia villosa cultivar HV-30 ecotype Madison, WI unplaced genomic scaffold, Vvil1.0 ctg.001352F_1_1, whole genome shotgun sequence carries:
- the LOC131634786 gene encoding uncharacterized protein LOC131634786, which encodes MDNEKQVSDSRYENIMGLLTKLASQAEKQPTVPISASTVHSGTVHGGTVHSPTVSSAGTVHSGTIHSATSSGITQNPPFIPITNHFTTPIPTTLTSPNFTRAYSTIPIFSPTIPASTLPPHSTPFRTTAQRLFPNPHYMDPPYYTAPPLFTTSQPFSIPQFPQLSYPQQPQNPSFPPFRTPKLELAMFDGSNPLEWSFQAEKFFTFYNLPPENRLSMMSFYMKGETLAWFKWMHQNNELLDWISFTKALELRFGPSTYANHQAELFKLKQTHLVVEYQAQFENLGNQVVGLSRDAILNCFISGLTPEIQSEIAIHKPVSISQAIGLAKLIESKIRNTKPKFNKPFTPTKRRAQGLCFNCDEKFIPDHKCTAGKFLLLVDDEGGETEDLMVNDDTHTLSQDIDDTYFKLSPQAANGHFSPKTLKFNGSIKGLSVAVLIDTGSTHNILQPRIAQHLKLPTQQIPNFSVMVGNGSKLSCSGVCPKVPIKLQHNSFSIPFHLLPIEGADVVLGMEWLRTLGPLMADFSIPKISFTHNNNNITITGDNQTLIQPSSYNNFCHLIQNDSIASIHLLLYQPSHEQEYHNEPNSPNIFESLPKNLPTEITQLITSHSAIFTQPKGLPPTRPHDHHIPILPNTAPVNVKPYRYPHSQKDAMTSIIQEMLHEGIIKPSNNPYSSPVLSLNAVTVRDRFPIPTIDELFDELGSATIFSKIDLRSGYHQIRVSPKDTHKIAFRTFDGHYEFLLVLELLLSNQFYAKLSKCVFCVPSVDYLGHIISSDGVTPYPAKIKAILDWPKPRSLTALRGFLGLAEFYRRFVHHYASLTAPLTDLLHMTKLQWNTEADSAFTTLKRKMTETPVLALPDFAKPFVLETDASGVAVGAILSQDSHLITFFSKKLCTRLQASSVYVREMFAIT